A region from the Salidesulfovibrio onnuriiensis genome encodes:
- a CDS encoding class I SAM-dependent methyltransferase — MYWDAERYESWFDSGEGRFALEREARLLQAMVAGWPRRCTRMLEIGCGTGLFLEMLWQMGFDVTGIDKSDSMIAAARKRFGNRASLHLGDGSHLPFDDDSFEYVFLWSVLEFCADPEAVLREASRVAEKGILVGFLNKASLYYWRNVRGTGGTLARARLFSWFEIRHMVWRVTGFHPSMAHSVLPGPMGSWKEDFPWKQINNRFYPPWMGAFSAMRIDFDDLAPLSPLLAWRSEPEMS, encoded by the coding sequence ATGTATTGGGATGCTGAACGATACGAATCGTGGTTCGATTCCGGCGAAGGCCGTTTCGCCCTGGAGCGCGAGGCCCGGCTGCTGCAGGCCATGGTGGCCGGGTGGCCCCGGCGCTGCACTCGCATGCTGGAGATCGGCTGCGGCACCGGGCTGTTTCTGGAGATGCTTTGGCAGATGGGTTTCGACGTCACGGGCATCGACAAGAGCGACAGTATGATTGCCGCCGCCCGCAAGCGGTTCGGCAACCGCGCCTCATTGCATTTGGGCGACGGCAGCCACCTGCCCTTTGACGACGATTCCTTTGAATACGTGTTCCTCTGGAGCGTGCTCGAATTCTGCGCCGACCCCGAAGCCGTGCTGCGCGAGGCCTCCCGGGTGGCGGAAAAGGGGATTCTCGTGGGCTTCCTGAACAAGGCCTCCCTCTATTACTGGCGCAATGTGCGCGGCACGGGCGGGACCCTGGCCCGGGCCCGGCTGTTCTCCTGGTTCGAGATTCGGCACATGGTCTGGCGCGTCACCGGTTTTCATCCCTCCATGGCCCATTCCGTGCTTCCCGGCCCCATGGGCTCGTGGAAGGAGGACTTCCCCTGGAAGCAGATCAACAACCGTTTCTACCCTCCCTGGATGGGGGCCTTCTCGGCCATGCGCATCGACTTCGACGATCTGGCGCCCCTCTCGCCGCTGCTTGCCTGGCGGTCCGAGCCCGAGATGAGCTGA
- the ablB gene encoding putative beta-lysine N-acetyltransferase — translation MQPDAVINLGNSVVQHGPANDRVYLLKLDTDDLPEIVDEVYELGREHGYSKLFAKVPAGEAAHFAARGFIDEARVPGMYKGKCAGYFMSKYLDQNRAVPKDIGRITRVLDCADRKSPTPKDEIDTHGVVRLKQENAGELAALYDAVFESYPFPIQDPAYIRQAMRDHVIFFGIVEDGRIVAAASAELDKSWRCAEMTDFATLPDHRGRGGAGKLLARMEKSMQPLNIRTAYTIARAESFGMNIVFARAGYSFGGTLHNNTQIGGKLESMNVWHKEIPAS, via the coding sequence ATGCAGCCTGATGCCGTCATCAACCTGGGCAATTCCGTGGTGCAGCACGGCCCGGCCAATGACCGCGTGTATCTGCTGAAGCTGGACACGGACGACCTGCCCGAGATCGTGGATGAGGTTTACGAACTGGGCCGGGAACACGGCTATTCCAAGCTTTTCGCCAAGGTCCCGGCCGGGGAGGCCGCCCACTTCGCGGCGCGCGGATTCATCGACGAGGCCCGCGTGCCGGGCATGTACAAGGGGAAATGCGCCGGATACTTCATGAGCAAGTACCTGGACCAGAACCGGGCCGTACCCAAGGACATCGGACGCATCACCCGGGTGCTGGACTGCGCCGACCGGAAATCCCCCACCCCGAAGGACGAGATCGACACGCACGGCGTGGTGCGCCTGAAGCAGGAAAACGCCGGGGAGCTGGCCGCGCTCTACGACGCGGTCTTCGAATCCTACCCCTTTCCCATCCAGGACCCCGCCTACATCCGCCAGGCCATGAGGGACCACGTGATCTTCTTCGGCATTGTGGAAGACGGCAGGATCGTGGCCGCGGCCTCGGCCGAGCTGGACAAATCATGGAGGTGCGCGGAGATGACCGATTTCGCAACCCTGCCGGACCACCGGGGCCGGGGGGGCGCCGGAAAACTGCTTGCCCGCATGGAAAAATCCATGCAGCCTCTGAATATTCGGACCGCCTACACCATTGCCCGGGCCGAAAGCTTCGGCATGAACATCGTCTTTGCCCGGGCCGGATACTCCTTTGGCGGCACCCTGCACAACAACACGCAGATCGGCGGCAAACTGGAGAGCATGAATGTCTGGCACAAGGAAATTCCCGCTTCGTGA
- the aspS gene encoding aspartate--tRNA ligase produces the protein MSGHIEERDYDEYRVIEDLGGWRRSHHNNELTSANIGDQVTLMGWVQFRRDHGGLIFIDLRDREGLTQVVFSPEHNQDVHERAHALRTEYVLAIKGTVGPRPEGMTNANLVTGEIEVLVDEYKLLNTSETPPFPIEDRVEAGENLRLKYRFLDLRRPALAKNFILRNKAAQSARRYLDGLGFLEVETPVLTKSTPEGARDFLVPSRVNQGQFYALPQSPQLFKQMLMVSGLDKYFQIVKCFRDEDLRADRQPEFTQIDIEMSFADEALIQDMAEGLVTNMFRDTLGHELPTPFPRMTYAEAIRDYGVDKPDVRFDLKLVEVTDIFQGGGFKVFAAAELVKVMKVPGGAELSRKEIDEFTKYVEIYGSKGLAWIKVKEDGEWQSPIVKFFSDDEKAKLQERVQLEPGDILFFQAGQADIANTALGNLRVKMGERFELIDESVFAPLWVTDFPLLEYDADEKRYVARHHPFTSAQPDQMKTLASDPGNALARAYDLVLNGYEVGGGSIRIHTPEQQQIMFKALGIDEAEAREKFGFLMDALKFGAPPHGGIAFGLDRLIMILCGAKSIRDVIAFPKTQKATCMMTEAPSEVANTQLREVGIRLREKVQEKE, from the coding sequence ATGTCTGGACATATTGAAGAACGCGATTACGACGAATATCGGGTCATTGAAGATTTGGGCGGCTGGAGACGCAGCCACCATAACAATGAGCTGACCTCGGCCAACATCGGCGATCAGGTCACGCTCATGGGCTGGGTCCAGTTTCGCCGCGACCACGGCGGCCTGATCTTCATCGACCTGCGCGACCGCGAGGGCCTGACCCAGGTGGTCTTCAGCCCCGAGCACAACCAGGACGTGCACGAGCGCGCCCATGCCCTGCGCACCGAATACGTGCTGGCCATCAAGGGCACCGTGGGCCCGCGTCCCGAGGGCATGACCAACGCCAATCTCGTCACCGGCGAGATCGAGGTGCTCGTGGACGAGTACAAGCTGCTCAACACCTCCGAGACCCCGCCGTTCCCCATCGAGGACCGCGTGGAGGCCGGGGAGAACCTGCGCCTCAAGTACCGCTTCCTGGACCTGCGCCGTCCGGCCCTGGCCAAGAACTTCATCCTGCGCAACAAGGCCGCCCAGTCCGCGCGCCGCTATCTGGACGGCCTCGGCTTTCTGGAAGTGGAAACCCCGGTGCTGACCAAGTCCACCCCCGAGGGCGCCCGCGACTTCCTGGTTCCCAGCCGCGTGAACCAGGGCCAGTTCTACGCCCTGCCGCAGTCCCCGCAGCTGTTCAAGCAGATGCTCATGGTCTCCGGCCTGGACAAGTATTTCCAGATCGTCAAGTGCTTCCGCGACGAGGACCTGCGCGCCGACCGCCAGCCCGAGTTCACCCAGATCGATATCGAGATGAGCTTTGCCGACGAGGCGCTCATCCAGGACATGGCCGAGGGCCTGGTGACCAACATGTTCAGGGACACCCTGGGCCATGAACTGCCGACCCCGTTCCCGCGCATGACCTACGCCGAAGCCATCCGCGACTACGGCGTGGACAAGCCGGACGTGCGTTTCGACCTCAAGCTTGTGGAAGTGACCGACATCTTCCAGGGCGGCGGCTTCAAGGTCTTTGCCGCCGCCGAGCTGGTCAAGGTCATGAAGGTGCCCGGCGGCGCTGAGCTTTCCCGCAAGGAGATCGACGAGTTCACCAAGTACGTCGAGATCTACGGCTCCAAGGGCCTGGCTTGGATCAAGGTCAAGGAGGACGGTGAATGGCAGTCCCCCATCGTCAAGTTCTTCTCGGACGACGAAAAGGCCAAGCTCCAGGAACGCGTCCAGCTGGAACCGGGCGACATCCTTTTCTTCCAGGCCGGTCAGGCGGACATCGCCAACACCGCCCTGGGCAACCTGCGCGTCAAGATGGGCGAGCGCTTCGAGCTCATCGACGAGTCCGTGTTCGCGCCCCTGTGGGTCACGGATTTCCCGCTGCTGGAATACGACGCCGATGAAAAGCGTTATGTGGCGCGTCACCATCCCTTCACCTCGGCCCAGCCGGACCAGATGAAGACCCTGGCGTCCGACCCGGGCAATGCCCTGGCCCGCGCCTACGACCTGGTGCTCAACGGTTACGAGGTGGGCGGCGGCTCCATCCGCATCCACACCCCGGAACAGCAGCAGATCATGTTCAAGGCCTTGGGCATCGACGAAGCCGAGGCCCGCGAGAAGTTCGGGTTCCTCATGGACGCCCTGAAGTTCGGTGCGCCGCCGCACGGCGGTATTGCCTTTGGCCTGGACAGACTTATCATGATCCTGTGCGGGGCCAAGTCCATCCGCGACGTCATCGCCTTCCCCAAGACGCAGAAGGCAACCTGTATGATGACCGAAGCGCCCAGCGAAGTCGCCAACACGCAGCTGCGCGAAGTCGGCATTCGCCTGCGCGAAAAGGTGCAGGAAAAAGAGTAG
- the hisS gene encoding histidine--tRNA ligase has product MSKIQKIKGFADMFRQDADVFTYLENTAREVFGRYGFGELRTPVLEKTELFQKSIGEDTDVVGKEMYTFPDRKGRSLTMRPEATAGMVRAFIESKEYQPGRICKYFSTGPMFRYERPQKGRLRQFHQLDVEIFGAPEAQADAELILMLTTFLNEIGLKKLAVELNSLGCHDCRPAYRQALTDYYTSKNREEFCEDCRRRIDTNPMRVLDCKVPTCKELVKDAPSIADHLCDECEQHFADVKAVLDGAGVEYVLNPRLVRGLDYYVRTTYEITSNDIGSQTAVAGGGRYDGLVLNLGGPDCPGTGFACGMERLALLLGEREAPAPDFYLAVVEKDAGNQAMIFAQQMREKGLSGDVSYGGGSMKSRMRAANKSGAKACLIIGQDEFENGTVTVKDMAGDNDQYTIKREEYLKSL; this is encoded by the coding sequence ATGTCGAAGATACAAAAGATCAAGGGTTTTGCGGACATGTTCCGCCAGGACGCCGATGTTTTCACCTACCTCGAAAACACCGCACGCGAGGTGTTCGGCCGCTACGGCTTTGGCGAACTGAGGACCCCGGTCCTGGAAAAGACCGAGCTGTTCCAGAAGTCCATCGGTGAGGACACCGATGTGGTGGGCAAGGAAATGTACACCTTCCCGGACCGCAAGGGCCGTTCCCTGACCATGCGCCCCGAGGCCACCGCGGGCATGGTGCGCGCCTTTATCGAGTCCAAGGAATACCAGCCCGGCAGGATCTGCAAATATTTCTCCACCGGCCCCATGTTCCGCTACGAACGGCCCCAGAAGGGCCGCCTGCGCCAGTTCCACCAGCTGGACGTGGAAATCTTCGGCGCGCCCGAGGCCCAGGCCGACGCGGAACTCATCCTCATGCTGACCACGTTCCTGAACGAGATCGGCCTGAAGAAGCTGGCCGTGGAGCTCAATTCGCTGGGCTGCCACGACTGCCGCCCCGCCTATCGCCAGGCCCTGACCGACTACTACACGAGCAAGAACCGGGAGGAATTCTGCGAGGACTGCCGTCGTCGCATCGATACCAATCCCATGCGCGTGCTCGACTGCAAGGTCCCGACCTGCAAGGAGCTGGTCAAGGACGCCCCGAGCATTGCCGACCACCTCTGCGACGAGTGCGAGCAGCACTTTGCGGATGTGAAGGCCGTGCTGGACGGCGCGGGCGTGGAATACGTGCTCAACCCCCGCCTGGTGCGCGGCCTGGACTACTACGTGCGCACCACCTACGAGATTACCAGCAACGACATCGGCTCCCAGACCGCGGTTGCGGGCGGCGGCCGGTACGACGGGCTTGTTCTGAACCTGGGCGGTCCGGACTGCCCGGGCACCGGATTCGCCTGCGGCATGGAGCGCCTGGCGCTGCTGCTGGGCGAGCGGGAGGCCCCGGCCCCGGATTTCTACCTGGCCGTGGTGGAAAAGGACGCGGGCAACCAGGCCATGATCTTTGCGCAGCAGATGCGCGAAAAGGGCCTTTCCGGCGACGTGAGCTACGGCGGCGGCTCCATGAAGAGCCGCATGCGCGCCGCCAACAAGTCGGGCGCAAAGGCCTGCCTGATCATCGGGCAGGACGAATTCGAGAACGGAACCGTCACGGTCAAGGACATGGCCGGGGACAACGACCAATATACGATCAAACGAGAAGAATATCTCAAGAGCCTCTAG
- a CDS encoding YitT family protein yields the protein MSGTRKFPLRDIPALNTEFTYSVWWNLLLITAGSFFVAVGTKSLAVPHQFIPGGVFGLGSLLYYSGVPINPGWLYALLNAPLFLFAWFKVSRRFFWYSAFAVGATTLFYELFAIPIVVESQLYASVAGGVLIGFGAGVVLRSLGSNGGLDVIAVFLFQRFNIGIGKVYVLFNAALFSLCLFRLSLDLVIVSLIMVFITSVVVEQTLSLFNQRKVVFIVSDMAEAISRDILHGLKQSATFLKGFGAYSQKEKNVLMTVVNNVQLKKLEEITFTHDENALFIVENTFSVVGSSFSKRKLY from the coding sequence ATGTCTGGCACAAGGAAATTCCCGCTTCGTGACATCCCGGCCCTGAACACGGAATTCACCTATTCGGTCTGGTGGAACCTGCTGCTGATCACAGCGGGCAGCTTTTTCGTGGCCGTGGGCACCAAGAGCCTGGCCGTACCGCACCAATTCATTCCCGGCGGCGTGTTCGGCCTCGGCTCGCTGCTGTATTACTCGGGGGTGCCCATAAATCCTGGCTGGCTCTACGCCCTGCTCAACGCGCCCCTGTTCCTGTTCGCCTGGTTCAAGGTCAGCAGGCGCTTCTTCTGGTACAGCGCCTTTGCGGTCGGGGCCACCACCCTTTTCTACGAGCTGTTCGCCATCCCCATAGTCGTGGAAAGCCAGCTCTACGCAAGCGTGGCCGGCGGCGTGCTCATCGGTTTCGGGGCCGGGGTGGTGCTGCGCTCCCTGGGATCCAACGGAGGGCTCGACGTCATCGCGGTCTTCCTGTTCCAGCGGTTCAACATCGGCATCGGCAAGGTCTACGTGCTCTTCAACGCCGCCCTGTTCAGCCTGTGCCTGTTCCGCCTTTCCCTGGATCTGGTCATCGTCTCGCTGATCATGGTCTTCATCACCTCGGTGGTGGTGGAGCAGACCCTTTCGCTCTTCAACCAGCGCAAGGTGGTCTTCATCGTTTCGGACATGGCCGAGGCCATCAGCCGGGACATCCTGCACGGCCTGAAGCAGAGCGCCACCTTCCTGAAGGGTTTCGGAGCCTATTCGCAAAAGGAAAAGAACGTGCTCATGACCGTGGTCAACAACGTGCAGCTCAAGAAGCTGGAGGAGATCACCTTCACCCATGACGAGAACGCCCTGTTCATCGTGGAAAACACCTTCTCGGTGGTGGGATCGAGCTTCTCGAAACGGAAACTGTACTGA
- the ablA gene encoding lysine 2,3-aminomutase — protein MTIFNEHQQEVAEIIGDDTSRSDWTDWKWHIRHSIKNVDDFERVLGVSFPERKKKIYEQTLKKFPMSVTPYYLSLIDPDDYANDPIFMQSFPSPEELKIERHDMADPLHEDMDSPAPGITHRYPDRVLFHISNTCSMYCRHCTRKRKVGDVDSIPSRTNLEEGLEYIRNTPQIRDVLLSGGDPFMLSDEKLDWILTRVREIEHVEVVRIGTRMPVVLPYRITDKLVNMLKKHHPLWINTHFNHPRELTESSRRALGKLADAGIPLGNQSVLLAGINDCQRLIKTLNQKLVKNRVRPYYLYQCDMSEGLTHFRTPVGKGIEILESLRGHTSGFAVPTYVVDAPGGGGKIPVMPNYIVSWGTNKVVLRNYEGVITTYNEPESYEPNYCDRKCSKCNLQLKEDDAEEKAIGIEKLLSDWDETTSLTPENNERMERRDDAA, from the coding sequence ATGACCATATTCAACGAACACCAGCAGGAAGTGGCCGAAATCATCGGCGACGACACTTCCAGGTCGGACTGGACCGACTGGAAGTGGCACATCCGCCACTCCATCAAGAACGTGGACGACTTCGAGCGCGTCCTGGGCGTCTCCTTTCCGGAGCGCAAGAAAAAGATCTACGAGCAGACCCTCAAGAAATTCCCCATGTCCGTGACCCCGTACTACCTTTCGCTCATCGACCCGGACGACTACGCCAACGACCCCATCTTCATGCAGTCGTTCCCCAGCCCCGAGGAACTGAAGATCGAGCGCCACGACATGGCCGACCCCCTGCACGAGGACATGGACAGCCCGGCCCCGGGCATCACCCACCGCTATCCGGACCGGGTGCTCTTCCACATCAGCAACACCTGCTCCATGTACTGCCGCCACTGCACGCGCAAGCGCAAGGTGGGCGACGTGGACTCCATTCCGTCGCGCACCAACCTGGAGGAGGGGCTGGAATACATCCGCAACACGCCCCAGATCCGCGACGTGCTGCTCTCGGGCGGCGACCCGTTCATGCTCTCGGACGAAAAGCTGGACTGGATCCTGACCAGGGTGCGCGAAATCGAGCATGTGGAGGTAGTGCGCATCGGCACCCGCATGCCCGTGGTGCTGCCATACCGCATCACGGACAAGCTGGTGAATATGCTCAAGAAGCACCATCCCCTGTGGATCAACACCCACTTCAACCACCCGCGCGAGCTGACCGAATCCTCGCGCCGCGCCCTGGGCAAGCTGGCCGACGCGGGCATTCCCCTGGGCAACCAGAGCGTGCTCCTGGCCGGGATCAACGACTGCCAGCGACTCATCAAGACCCTGAACCAGAAACTGGTCAAGAACCGGGTGCGGCCCTACTACCTCTACCAGTGCGACATGTCCGAGGGCCTGACCCACTTCCGCACGCCCGTGGGCAAGGGCATCGAGATCCTGGAAAGCCTGCGCGGCCACACCAGCGGATTCGCGGTGCCCACCTACGTGGTGGACGCGCCGGGCGGGGGCGGCAAGATCCCGGTCATGCCCAACTACATCGTCTCCTGGGGCACCAACAAGGTGGTGTTGCGCAACTACGAGGGCGTGATCACCACCTACAACGAGCCCGAATCCTACGAACCCAACTACTGCGACCGGAAATGCTCCAAGTGCAACCTGCAGCTCAAGGAGGACGATGCCGAGGAAAAGGCCATCGGCATCGAGAAGCTGCTTTCGGACTGGGACGAGACCACCAGCCTGACACCGGAAAACAACGAACGCATGGAACGGAGGGACGATGCAGCCTGA
- a CDS encoding phospholipase D family protein: protein MRIITCPTDISATLLKLISRYDKLSWAVAWATNPRDIIDTLLLNPKKIRHMVVGLRFEQTSPLFIESFQHVKNVKYIDLQEGVFHPKCYLFYNNRNKWEALIGSSNLTTNAMTKNAEICVHLSSSDTGTPYDDIRKYIVGYWKKAWRLSKKEFENYKQRYERRNKNRTTNYMNDRIPAAALEQRLDWAGFVEEVLDNDYYDEMIKVLDHAQDLFKKHSFADFSKQDRRRIAGTSKEKDSDWGLFGRMNFATRFQQQVALNNKAISNALDAIPTTGIVRKSDYDSFIKIIKKGFPDGGLGISTATRLLAMKRPDYFICVSKPNQLQLANLLGVPKSHVYSIDEYWESVVETAQNTSWWADAVNDTKNKIIKKYKMALLDVLCYQGPS, encoded by the coding sequence ATGCGGATAATAACTTGCCCGACAGATATCAGCGCCACCCTCCTCAAACTCATATCCAGGTATGATAAACTCTCATGGGCTGTCGCATGGGCCACCAACCCCCGCGACATCATCGACACCCTGCTTCTCAACCCCAAAAAAATACGGCATATGGTCGTCGGCCTCCGTTTCGAGCAAACCTCCCCCTTGTTCATAGAAAGCTTCCAGCATGTCAAAAATGTTAAGTATATCGACCTGCAAGAGGGCGTCTTTCACCCAAAGTGCTACCTTTTCTACAACAACAGGAACAAGTGGGAAGCACTCATCGGAAGTTCGAATCTCACCACCAACGCCATGACGAAAAACGCCGAGATCTGTGTTCACCTCTCGTCATCCGACACCGGCACACCATACGACGACATCAGAAAATACATTGTCGGCTACTGGAAAAAGGCCTGGCGGTTGAGCAAGAAAGAATTCGAGAACTACAAACAGCGTTACGAAAGAAGAAACAAAAATCGAACGACGAACTACATGAACGACAGAATACCGGCCGCCGCGCTGGAGCAGAGGCTGGACTGGGCCGGCTTTGTGGAAGAGGTCCTCGACAATGACTATTATGATGAAATGATTAAAGTTCTGGACCATGCCCAAGATCTCTTCAAAAAACACAGTTTCGCAGACTTCAGCAAACAGGACCGGCGAAGGATCGCCGGGACCTCAAAGGAGAAAGACTCGGATTGGGGGCTGTTCGGACGGATGAACTTCGCAACCCGTTTCCAACAGCAGGTTGCCCTGAACAACAAGGCCATCAGCAACGCGCTGGACGCGATTCCCACAACCGGGATCGTCAGAAAATCCGATTACGACTCGTTCATCAAAATCATTAAGAAAGGCTTTCCGGATGGAGGCTTGGGGATATCAACGGCCACAAGGCTTCTGGCCATGAAACGGCCTGACTACTTCATATGCGTTTCCAAACCGAATCAACTTCAGCTGGCAAATTTGCTGGGGGTCCCGAAAAGCCACGTCTACAGCATCGATGAATACTGGGAAAGCGTCGTCGAAACAGCACAGAACACATCGTGGTGGGCCGACGCTGTAAACGACACGAAAAACAAGATTATCAAAAAATACAAAATGGCCCTGCTGGACGTCCTTTGTTACCAAGGTCCTTCATAA
- the fmt gene encoding methionyl-tRNA formyltransferase: MGEDKGRLRVVFMGTPDFAAESLRALIASDECEVVAVYTQPDRPCGRGQQCRPSPVKVVALENGIGVFQPVNFKDQKDVDELAALGPDVLVVAAYGLILPQSVLDIPKYMPLNVHASLLPKYRGAAPIQRCIQDGEFVTGISIMKMEAGLDTGPVMVMRALRIAHNDHAGQIHDELALLGGQCIVEALSRLRTGSYELKPQDDSLASYAKKLSKQEGEIDWNRPAEQIHNQIRAMYPWPGAYFQWTNETGKKLRLNVVPGEVGADDSGAIEPGTILGEIDGRLAIATADKVYLTPEVKPEGKKAMSAEAFACGYLKDCTVD, from the coding sequence ATGGGCGAGGACAAAGGCAGACTGCGTGTTGTATTCATGGGCACGCCCGACTTCGCGGCCGAGAGCCTGCGCGCCCTGATCGCCTCGGACGAGTGCGAGGTCGTTGCCGTCTACACCCAGCCCGATCGTCCCTGCGGCCGGGGCCAGCAGTGCCGGCCGTCGCCGGTCAAGGTGGTGGCCCTGGAAAACGGCATCGGCGTCTTTCAGCCGGTCAATTTCAAGGACCAAAAGGACGTGGACGAACTGGCCGCGCTCGGGCCGGACGTGCTCGTGGTGGCCGCCTACGGCCTGATTCTGCCGCAGTCCGTGCTGGACATCCCGAAATACATGCCGCTTAACGTGCACGCCTCGCTTCTGCCCAAGTACCGGGGCGCGGCTCCCATCCAGCGCTGCATCCAGGACGGCGAGTTCGTCACCGGCATCAGCATCATGAAGATGGAGGCGGGCCTGGACACCGGACCGGTTATGGTCATGCGCGCCCTGCGCATCGCCCACAACGACCATGCCGGGCAGATCCACGACGAACTGGCCCTGCTTGGCGGCCAGTGCATTGTGGAGGCCCTGTCCCGGCTCAGGACCGGTTCCTACGAGCTGAAGCCGCAGGACGACTCCCTGGCCTCCTACGCCAAGAAGCTTTCCAAGCAGGAGGGCGAGATCGACTGGAACCGGCCCGCTGAGCAGATCCACAATCAGATCCGGGCCATGTATCCCTGGCCGGGCGCGTATTTCCAGTGGACCAATGAGACCGGCAAAAAGCTTCGTCTCAACGTGGTCCCGGGCGAGGTGGGCGCGGATGATTCCGGCGCCATCGAGCCGGGCACCATCCTCGGCGAGATCGACGGCAGGCTGGCCATCGCCACCGCCGACAAGGTCTACCTGACCCCTGAGGTCAAGCCCGAGGGCAAGAAGGCCATGAGCGCCGAGGCCTTTGCCTGCGGCTATCTCAAGGACTGCACGGTCGACTAG
- the def gene encoding peptide deformylase, with protein sequence MKLEICRWPEPVLAAEAEPIEKVTPELKELIENMIETMYEGDGVGLAAPQVGESIRLICVDQTGPKERGDLMVMINPEITSCEGSVDSEEGCLSCPEFTGKVKRSEKISVKAVDPEGKEICMEAEGYLAVIIQHEVDHLNGVTIVDRSSSLKKAMYRKKASKWA encoded by the coding sequence ATGAAACTTGAAATATGCAGATGGCCCGAGCCGGTTCTGGCCGCCGAGGCCGAGCCCATTGAAAAGGTCACTCCCGAGTTGAAGGAGCTGATCGAGAACATGATCGAGACCATGTACGAGGGCGACGGCGTGGGTCTGGCCGCCCCGCAGGTGGGCGAATCCATCCGCCTGATCTGCGTGGACCAGACCGGCCCCAAGGAGCGTGGTGATCTGATGGTGATGATCAATCCCGAGATCACCTCCTGCGAGGGCTCGGTGGATTCCGAGGAAGGCTGCCTGAGCTGTCCGGAATTCACGGGCAAGGTCAAGCGCTCGGAAAAGATCTCGGTCAAGGCCGTGGACCCCGAAGGAAAGGAAATTTGCATGGAGGCCGAGGGCTACCTAGCCGTCATCATCCAGCACGAGGTGGACCACCTGAACGGCGTGACCATCGTGGACCGGTCCAGCAGCCTGAAAAAGGCCATGTACCGCAAGAAAGCCAGCAAGTGGGCATAA
- a CDS encoding substrate-binding periplasmic protein, whose amino-acid sequence MRYTLAALLLLLALAFPGAALSQGPRSVVLATHNLCPYGCYDEKGTFDGSAVQAVRHAFQQMNIPVSIVVVPWQQAQQMARKGQADGFFAASQNSRRDSEGIMSAVIADQKWNWYLLRESRLDPASPDFKGQAKVGGFSGANMLKWLQDNNYNVVGTPPNTEGLADMLLAQRLDAILANNKVMDEIVRKRQLHGVFRSVTLLDKPLGVYFSNRFLLQYPDFLKEFNKHVLEYRKENP is encoded by the coding sequence ATGCGTTACACCCTTGCGGCACTCCTCCTTCTCCTTGCCCTGGCCTTCCCGGGCGCGGCCCTGTCCCAGGGGCCGAGAAGCGTCGTGCTGGCCACCCACAACCTGTGCCCCTACGGATGCTACGACGAGAAGGGGACCTTCGACGGCTCCGCCGTGCAAGCGGTCCGCCACGCCTTTCAGCAGATGAACATCCCGGTCAGCATCGTGGTGGTCCCCTGGCAGCAGGCCCAGCAGATGGCGCGCAAGGGGCAGGCGGACGGGTTCTTCGCGGCCTCCCAGAACTCGCGGCGGGATTCGGAAGGGATCATGTCGGCCGTCATCGCGGACCAGAAATGGAACTGGTACCTGCTGCGGGAGTCCCGGCTCGACCCGGCCTCCCCCGACTTCAAAGGCCAGGCGAAGGTGGGCGGTTTTTCCGGGGCCAACATGCTCAAATGGCTCCAGGACAACAACTACAACGTGGTGGGCACCCCGCCCAACACCGAGGGCCTGGCCGACATGCTCCTGGCCCAACGCCTGGACGCCATCCTGGCCAACAACAAGGTGATGGACGAGATCGTCCGAAAGCGGCAACTCCACGGCGTTTTCCGCAGCGTGACCCTGCTGGACAAACCCCTGGGCGTCTACTTTTCCAACCGTTTCCTGCTGCAGTACCCGGACTTCCTGAAGGAATTCAACAAGCACGTCCTGGAATACCGCAAGGAAAATCCGTAG